One Ignavibacteriales bacterium genomic region harbors:
- a CDS encoding O-antigen ligase family protein produces the protein MNNLPGKKTFIKQCTYYLLTLAVIGIVSRAFPALSSLYYIVPVVLLISIILGIYFKLYKYLNLRSAIIIFAFPFYTLAASIWSLYPIITFQRSVFLIFMYTGILAAVLLFKRNSSNGSISFLIPANIFIIIISVTALITNTLTENWSGGNSLGFMGFAGHQNALAAALLFTLPGIIALGIEQSAKRIENSKKHYFIFVSIFLLLTSNLLLLLLTYSRAAILALFVGIITYLLIAKSKKIFAVLFSIFTVILVLYFSVSQIHNSISEVLNKDGGRILDRRMILWEPSLEAAKLGGIFGLGYGVSAPNIKTPISTGSHYEDGRYIREKGNSVLALIEETGLIGLLLFLLPIFYITLKLLFKRFKLLTPHCSLLTAALAAMLIHSQFEGWWVGVGSVPFPLFLIFLFMALSSTFS, from the coding sequence ATGAATAATTTACCCGGTAAAAAAACGTTTATTAAGCAATGCACCTATTACCTTCTTACTCTTGCTGTCATTGGAATTGTCAGCCGTGCTTTCCCTGCATTAAGTTCACTTTATTACATCGTGCCCGTTGTGCTTTTAATTAGTATAATCTTAGGTATATACTTTAAGCTATATAAATATCTTAATTTAAGATCGGCAATAATAATATTTGCATTTCCGTTTTATACACTTGCTGCATCAATCTGGTCTTTATATCCTATAATTACTTTTCAGAGATCAGTTTTTCTGATTTTTATGTACACCGGAATTTTAGCTGCTGTGCTCCTATTCAAAAGAAATTCTTCAAATGGAAGTATTAGTTTCTTAATACCTGCAAATATCTTTATCATTATTATTTCGGTTACTGCATTAATTACAAACACCCTTACAGAAAATTGGAGTGGCGGCAACAGTTTGGGTTTTATGGGCTTTGCCGGGCATCAGAACGCACTTGCAGCTGCACTTCTTTTTACACTTCCGGGGATAATTGCTTTGGGCATTGAGCAAAGTGCCAAGCGCATAGAGAATTCCAAAAAGCATTATTTTATTTTTGTGTCTATTTTCTTACTCCTTACTTCTAACCTATTACTTCTCCTGCTCACCTATTCCCGTGCAGCTATTTTAGCTCTATTTGTTGGAATTATTACATACCTGTTAATTGCAAAATCAAAAAAAATATTTGCAGTATTATTTTCGATTTTTACTGTAATACTTGTCTTGTACTTCAGCGTTTCCCAAATTCATAATTCAATCAGTGAAGTATTAAATAAGGACGGAGGAAGAATACTTGACAGGCGAATGATATTATGGGAACCATCTTTAGAAGCAGCTAAACTAGGAGGTATTTTTGGTTTGGGTTATGGAGTAAGTGCTCCTAACATTAAAACTCCAATATCAACCGGAAGCCACTATGAAGATGGAAGATATATACGCGAAAAAGGAAACTCCGTTTTAGCCTTAATTGAAGAAACCGGATTGATAGGATTACTACTTTTCTTGTTACCGATATTTTATATTACCTTAAAATTACTTTTCAAACGTTTTAAACTGCTCACTCCTCACTGCTCACTCCTCACTGCTGCCTTAGCAGCTATGCTCATTCATTCTCAATTTGAAGGCTGGTGGGTTGGTGTTGGAAGTGTACCATTTCCTCTTTTTTTAATATTTTTGTTTATGGCTTTATCATCAACATTTTCTTAA